In the Purpureocillium takamizusanense chromosome 5, complete sequence genome, one interval contains:
- a CDS encoding uncharacterized protein (TransMembrane:7 (o83-103i115-139o154-174i181-201o213-233i245-264o284-307i)~EggNog:ENOG503PBJS~COG:T): protein MSLRRTPPECNGHFKQPSPCQSGAGNLGLHGLVAPSKLLFFHEIPSWQQDNEFILSGYRPTSGSVWISVASLLYVNNQTINTYSHLIGAVIFALLPFYFYYYVFNLPPNAENVDLLVICIYSYGVAVCFAFSSTFHLLWNHSQNFAKFCNKLDYVGILVLMWGAGIPTIYYGFFCNPRLQVLYWSTTSGAALCCAVFTLSPRFGSPQFRHWRASFYAAFGLSSVVFVAHGLTLHGWELQKTRMSLIWMVWMATANLTGAAIYAARVPERWLPYQFDIYGASHQIFHVAVIIAACVHFLGLMESFLVIRSATHACSGAWVA, encoded by the exons ATGTCTCTCCGGCGAACACCCCCAGAATGCAATGGGCATTTTAAACAGCCATCTCCTTGCCAGAGTGGTGCCGGAAATCTCGGGCTACATGGCCTCGTTGCACCATCAAAGTTGCTGTTCTTCCACGAAATACCATCATGGCAGCAAGATAACGAATTTATACTCTCAGGCTACAG GCCGACATCAGGATCTGTCTGGATCTCTGTCGCGAGTCTGCTCTATGTTAACAACCAGACTATTAACACGTACTCGCACCTCATTGGAGCTGTGATCTTCGCTCTGCTCCCATTCTATTTCTATTATTACGTCTTCAATCTTCCCCCCAATGCGGAGAATGTAGACTTGCTGGTTATATGCATATACTCGTATGGTGTTGCAGTCTGTTTTGCATTCTCCTCGAC ATTCCATCTCCTCTGGAATCACAGTCAAAATTTTGCAAAGTTCTGCAATAAACTGGATTACGTGGGAATCCTCGTCTTGATGTGGGGAGCGGGTATTCCCACGATCTATTACGGATTCTTCTGCAACCCACGTTTGCAAGTGCTCTACTGGTCAACT ACTAGCGGTGCAGCTTTATGCTGCGCGGTCTTTACTCTTAGTCCTCGTTTCGGCTCGCCACAGTTCAGGCACTGGCGTGCAAGCTTCTATGCTGCTTTTGGACTTAGCTCTGTGGTATTTGTCGCGCATGGCCTTACCTTGCATGGCTGGGAGCTTCAGAAGACACGCATGTCATTAATTTGGATGGTCTGGATGGCGACTGCCAACCTTACCGGCGCAGCAATATATGCTGCCAGG GTCCCAGAGAGGTGGCTGCCTTATCAGTTTGATATTTACGGCGCTAGCCATCAAATCTTCCACGTGGCTGTTATCATCGCAGCTTGTGTACATTTCTTGGGGCTTATGGAATCTTTTCTCGTTATCCGGTCAGCTACCCATGCGTGTAGCGGTGCGTGGGTAGCCTGA
- a CDS encoding uncharacterized protein (TransMembrane:7 (o83-103i115-139o154-174i181-201o213-233i245-264o284-307i)~EggNog:ENOG503PBJS~COG:T) has translation MSLRRTPPECNGHFKQPSPCQSGAGNLGLHGLVAPSKLLFFHEIPSWQQDNEFILSGYRPTSGSVWISVASLLYVNNQTINTYSHLIGAVIFALLPFYFYYYVFNLPPNAENVDLLVICIYSYGVAVCFAFSSTFHLLWNHSQNFAKFCNKLDYVGILVLMWGAGIPTIYYGFFCNPRLQVLYWSTTSGAALCCAVFTLSPRFGSPQFRHWRASFYAAFGLSSVVFVAHGLTLHGWELQKTRMSLIWMVWMATANLTGAAIYAARVLYLA, from the exons ATGTCTCTCCGGCGAACACCCCCAGAATGCAATGGGCATTTTAAACAGCCATCTCCTTGCCAGAGTGGTGCCGGAAATCTCGGGCTACATGGCCTCGTTGCACCATCAAAGTTGCTGTTCTTCCACGAAATACCATCATGGCAGCAAGATAACGAATTTATACTCTCAGGCTACAG GCCGACATCAGGATCTGTCTGGATCTCTGTCGCGAGTCTGCTCTATGTTAACAACCAGACTATTAACACGTACTCGCACCTCATTGGAGCTGTGATCTTCGCTCTGCTCCCATTCTATTTCTATTATTACGTCTTCAATCTTCCCCCCAATGCGGAGAATGTAGACTTGCTGGTTATATGCATATACTCGTATGGTGTTGCAGTCTGTTTTGCATTCTCCTCGAC ATTCCATCTCCTCTGGAATCACAGTCAAAATTTTGCAAAGTTCTGCAATAAACTGGATTACGTGGGAATCCTCGTCTTGATGTGGGGAGCGGGTATTCCCACGATCTATTACGGATTCTTCTGCAACCCACGTTTGCAAGTGCTCTACTGGTCAACT ACTAGCGGTGCAGCTTTATGCTGCGCGGTCTTTACTCTTAGTCCTCGTTTCGGCTCGCCACAGTTCAGGCACTGGCGTGCAAGCTTCTATGCTGCTTTTGGACTTAGCTCTGTGGTATTTGTCGCGCATGGCCTTACCTTGCATGGCTGGGAGCTTCAGAAGACACGCATGTCATTAATTTGGATGGTCTGGATGGCGACTGCCAACCTTACCGGCGCAGCAATATATGCTGCCAGGGTATTGTACCTGGCCTGA
- a CDS encoding uncharacterized protein (antiSMASH:Cluster_5.1~EggNog:ENOG503NYSU), translated as MGGFIFDLAGPDIANGQPFIPHQRRLHVTPRGIQLLAKCGLLPSITREDITDKSKTDGSGKVIYCIQVAWVIIQAVARVAVGLPVTPLKTNTIAHIVCAFINYTLW; from the coding sequence ATGGGTGGTTTCATCTTTGACCTTGCCGGTCCCGATATAGCGAACGGACAGCCATTTATTCCACACCAGCGGCGCCTTCACGTAACACCTCGAGGAATCCAGCTCCTAGCCAAATGCGGCTTACTGCCTTCTATAACTAGGGAAGACATCACCGACAAGAGCAAGACCGACGGGTCCGGCAAGGTCATATATTGCATACAAGTGGCATGGGTGATCATTCAGGCAGTGGCTCGCGTAGCTGTCGGATTGCCCGTTACGCCGCTTAAAACGAATACCATCGCTCATATCGTGTGCGCCTTTATCAACTACACCCTATGGTAG
- a CDS encoding uncharacterized protein (EggNog:ENOG503NVDS~TransMembrane:6 (o83-103i115-139o154-174i181-201o213-233i245-268o)~COG:T) encodes MSLRRTPPECNGHFKQPSPCQSGAGNLGLHGLVAPSKLLFFHEIPSWQQDNEFILSGYRPTSGSVWISVASLLYVNNQTINTYSHLIGAVIFALLPFYFYYYVFNLPPNAENVDLLVICIYSYGVAVCFAFSSTFHLLWNHSQNFAKFCNKLDYVGILVLMWGAGIPTIYYGFFCNPRLQVLYWSTTSGAALCCAVFTLSPRFGSPQFRHWRASFYAAFGLSSVVFVAHGLTLHGWELQKTRMSLIWMVWMATANLTGAAIYAARVPERWLPYQFDIYGASHQIFHVAVIIAACVHFLGLMESFLVIREYEILATTIKYPDGPVRLNRIKLRILSSWLDLLPRTAQLVLERD; translated from the exons ATGTCTCTCCGGCGAACACCCCCAGAATGCAATGGGCATTTTAAACAGCCATCTCCTTGCCAGAGTGGTGCCGGAAATCTCGGGCTACATGGCCTCGTTGCACCATCAAAGTTGCTGTTCTTCCACGAAATACCATCATGGCAGCAAGATAACGAATTTATACTCTCAGGCTACAG GCCGACATCAGGATCTGTCTGGATCTCTGTCGCGAGTCTGCTCTATGTTAACAACCAGACTATTAACACGTACTCGCACCTCATTGGAGCTGTGATCTTCGCTCTGCTCCCATTCTATTTCTATTATTACGTCTTCAATCTTCCCCCCAATGCGGAGAATGTAGACTTGCTGGTTATATGCATATACTCGTATGGTGTTGCAGTCTGTTTTGCATTCTCCTCGAC ATTCCATCTCCTCTGGAATCACAGTCAAAATTTTGCAAAGTTCTGCAATAAACTGGATTACGTGGGAATCCTCGTCTTGATGTGGGGAGCGGGTATTCCCACGATCTATTACGGATTCTTCTGCAACCCACGTTTGCAAGTGCTCTACTGGTCAACT ACTAGCGGTGCAGCTTTATGCTGCGCGGTCTTTACTCTTAGTCCTCGTTTCGGCTCGCCACAGTTCAGGCACTGGCGTGCAAGCTTCTATGCTGCTTTTGGACTTAGCTCTGTGGTATTTGTCGCGCATGGCCTTACCTTGCATGGCTGGGAGCTTCAGAAGACACGCATGTCATTAATTTGGATGGTCTGGATGGCGACTGCCAACCTTACCGGCGCAGCAATATATGCTGCCAGG GTCCCAGAGAGGTGGCTGCCTTATCAGTTTGATATTTACGGCGCTAGCCATCAAATCTTCCACGTGGCTGTTATCATCGCAGCTTGTGTACATTTCTTGGGGCTTATGGAATCTTTTCTCGTTATCCG GGAGTACGAGATCTTGGCGACTACTATAAAGTATCCCGACGGACCAGTCCGGTTGAACAGAATCAAGCTACGAATTCTGAGCTCATGGCTTGATCTGCTTCCACGAACCGCGCAGCTCGTACTGGAAAGGGACTGA